GACCGTAGAGATACATCTTGTGCCGCAGCAGGGCAAAGCCATGTTCGGCGGCCAGCTGTTCCTGACGGTTCTCAATGACTGTGTCGAGAATCTCGATATTTTTGCCGCACCGCTCGCAGATGAGATGGTCGTGATGCTCCTCGCCGTAGCTCGGCTCGTAGCGAGTCACGCCGTCGGCGAAATCCAGAGTCTCAATGAGACCGGATTCGTTGAGCAGCTTAAGCGTCCGGTAGACCGTAGCCTGCCCGATGGATTTATCGCGCTTCTTGACTTTGGCGTAGAGCTCTTCCGGCGACAGGTGCCCGTTCTGCTTAAGCAGGGTGTCGAGGATGAGACGCCGCTGGGGCGTGGTCTTCAGATTCCTGTCAGCCAGAAAGTCGGCGAACACTTCTTGCGGAGTTTTCATACTATATCCGGTCGTTTTGTTTGAATATCATATTCATCTTCCCCATACGGGAAGCTACGCTCCATGTCAAATACCATCTCGCATGGATTCCGCTTGTTCATTCTTGACATTCCCTGGTCCGGTTCCTACAACCAGTTGCCTGTTTACGGCTCACCGCACAGGGTGCCCGGTTCACACGGAGAGGTGGCAGAGCTCGGTTTAATGCGCTG
The sequence above is drawn from the Pseudodesulfovibrio alkaliphilus genome and encodes:
- a CDS encoding Fur family transcriptional regulator yields the protein MKTPQEVFADFLADRNLKTTPQRRLILDTLLKQNGHLSPEELYAKVKKRDKSIGQATVYRTLKLLNESGLIETLDFADGVTRYEPSYGEEHHDHLICERCGKNIEILDTVIENRQEQLAAEHGFALLRHKMYLYGLCDECRKKKQ